A window of Candidatus Caldatribacterium sp. genomic DNA:
GACACTGCCTTCGATATCTCCTCTTTTCTCCTTGTTTTCCTTAATCTTACCATATCCTCGCAAAATTCGCCACCACCAGCCCCCTTTTGTGGTATCCTTACCGGGAAAGGAGAGAGGCACTGTGGAGAAGAATGCGACCATCTTCAGGGAACGCAAGGGGTACACCATCTTCCGCATCTTCCTGAAACCGGACCTCCCTGCCCTCTTCCTCCTTCCCCAAACTCCTCCTCCCCACCCTGCTCTCTTCTTCCTCCACCACTACCGGGGATCGAAGGAGAACCTCGTCTTTTTCGCCTCTGAGGCGGCGCAGAGGGGCTTTGCCGTTTTGGCCATCGACATGGAGTACCACGGGGAGCGGAGCGTAAACGGCCGGGACATTCTCTCCACGGACCTTGAGGACGACCACCGGGCCTTCCTGCGCACCTTCGAGTATTCGCTCCTTGCCCTCCGGTTCCTCGAAACCCACGAGGAAATCCGAAGGAAAGAAATCTTCTTCCTCGGGGTGAGCCTTGGGGCCCTCGTGGGCACAGTCGTCTCTGCGCTCTACGGGAAGTTCAGGGGGATTGCCCTTGTCGTTGGCGGAGGGAACATCGAGATTCTCTTTGCCGAGAGCATGCTCGACTCCATTGTGAACATCCGCTACGACCTCCAGAAAAAGGGGGTGCCAATCCGGGACGTTGCCCGGGCCTTTCGGGACCTCGACCCCCTGCACGCGGCAGGGAAAATCACCGCCACTCCCGTTTTCCTCTTCAACGCCACCCAGGACACCATTGTTCCGGCGGAATGCACCCTGGAGCTCTACCGGGCCCTTTCCGCCCCGAAGGAAATCCAGTGGTTCCACGCCGAGCACAACCTCTTCTACCTTCCCCGCTACCGCATTCCCCAGAGGGTTCTCGAGCGCTTCGTCGTCCTGCGGGAGTAAAAAGAGGGCCAAAAAAGAACCATGGGCTCCAACGAACCATCCGGTGTTTCAGGAGGCATTCCGCCTCTTCCGCAGGTTTTGCTCCTTGCCTCCTCGCTTGGGGAGGGTCTGGAGCTACCCGCCACCTTCCGATTCCTCGGAACCCATGGTAATTGTAGAATACAACGGGTCCCCCTCCCTGTCAAGGGGGGTGGAAAAAATTTTTGTGTAGATCGACCAGAGTTTCGTTCACAGTACCTTCCCCCCTTGCAAAACCCTTCTCGTCTACAAAACCAGGTAGAATAGAGAGGGTTTAAAAAACCCGTAAAGGAAGGAGGGAATGAACCCTGGCGCTCATCCTGGTGGTTCAGGAACACTGGGCTTCACACCACCACTTCGACCTTCGCCTTGAACGGAACGGGATGCTGAAGAGCTGGGCAGTACCTCGAGGCATACCCCAAAAACCTGGGGAACGGAGACTGGCTATCGCTGTGGAGGACCACGCCCTTGAGTACGCGGATTTCGAAGGAGAAATCGTAGAGGGCTACGGCAAGGGGAAGGTCGCCATCTGGGACAGGGGGTTCTACATCCCTGAAAAGTGGGAAGAAGGAGAAATCCTCTTTGAGGCTAAAGGCGTAAAAATGCAGGGTAGGTACGCCCTCATCCACACCCAGGGCGATCAGTGGCTGCTCGTAAAAAGAAAGGAAAAAGCGTAGCTTTTGTGCTAACATAGGTGAGAAAGGAGGTGAGCAAATGCTTAGAAAAGCCGTACCGGTTGTCCTGGTCCTTCTTGTGCTCTTTGCGAGTTCCTGCACCGTCAACCTGGAGAACGTGCAGAGGATTACCTATACCCTTCGGGTGGAAGAAGAAGGAACCACAAAGGAGGGGCGTCTTGAAATGGAATCCAAGCAACTCGACGAGGAAAACTACGAGGTACAGGTAAACTTCACCATGGATGGGGAGGGCTTCACCACAACCTTCAAGACTCAAAAGGGTAACCTCCAGGAAGCAATTGCTCCAATTGTGCTTGCCAACCCTGCCCTTGCCGGAATAGGGGCTGCTCTTTCGGTTGCCCAGATGTTCCTTGTCCCTCCCCTTCTTGAGGGGGAAAAGTTCACAGAAGGTTTCCAGTGGAAGCAAAAGAGCGAAGAAGGAGAGACGGAGGTAACGGTTCTTTCTGCCGAGACCCGCTTTGAGAGAGAAGCCCTCTGGATAGAAGTGAAACAGAACGGCACAACAATGGCTCGGGTACTCCTCACCAAAGAGGGCTACTTCCCCCTTGTCGTCGATCTTCAGGACCCGGAGAAAGAGGGGAATCGCTTCTTCGTCGAGGTAAAGGAAGTAACCTGGAAGTAAGCCAAAAGGCACCGAAGGGGAATAAACTCCCTCTCCGATGGGTCTACAATGTAATGCTTGAATGAAAGAGGTGTAAGACATGAAGTCCATTATGCTCTATGCGCTGAGTACCTGTCCTTTCTGCAAGATGGCCAAGCGGTTCTTCGAAAGCCAGGGCATTGCGTACCAGTCGGTGGACGTTGATCTCCTTCCTGAACCGGAGAAGGAGAAAACCGTTGCCGAGGTCCAGCGTATCTCGGGGAGGAGGGCTTTCCCGGTCATTGTCATTGGCGAAGAAGTCATCGTAGGATACGATGAGCTCCGTATTAAGGAGGCACTCAAGAAATGAATGCCGAGCGGATTCTTTGCCCTGTATGCCAGGTTGCCTTCCCTCTCAAGGAAGAAAAAGTTCCGGGAAAGAAAATCGTCTGCCCTGTCTGTGGGGCGGTTCTCACCCTTGAGAACGAAAGCGGAGCCTGGGTCCTCAGGCGACCAAAGGACATGACCCCAGAAGAGGAAATCCGCGCCCGGGTGGAGAACTTCGCCCGGCTCAGGAACTACCGCTTCAACGAGATGAAAGAACCGCTCATCGAAGCCCTTCTCAAAAAGTACGAGCGTTACGGAGATTTCTACTGTCCTTGCAAAATCGACAACATCCCCGAGAACATTTGTCCCTGCCTTGAAACCCGCCAGGGAAGCGTCGAACGGGACGGCCGCTGCCACTGCGGGCTCTTCTGGAAGGAGGCGTAGTTCAGTGCTTCGGGGGATTCGCTGGCTTTCCGGAATCCTCATTCCCCTCCTTCTTGGACAGGCTCTGGCCCTCACCGTTGGAGCGTCCATTCCTCCTCTCTGCAGCCTCGTTGCTCAGGTCGGGGGGGACCGGGTGAAGGTCGTGCAGCTTGTTCCCAATGGAGCCAATCCCCACACCTACGAGCCTACTCCTTCAGACGTTGCCAGGGTAGCACAGGCTGAGGCTTTTTTCCTCATCGGTCTTGGCTTTGATTCCTACCTTGAGAAAATCATCAAGGCGGCAAGGGGGGAGAAAGCACCGGTGTTCTACGTGTCTTCTGGACTCGAACTCCTTGCAGAAGGAGGAGAGCACAAGGAAGCGAATCCCCACGTCTGGCTTTCCCTGCGGAATGCCCAGAAGATTCTCGAGAATATTGCCCAAAGTCTTGCGCTCCTTGATCCCGAGGGGGAAAGATTGTACAAGGAGAATGCCCAAAAATACGCCCAAGTCCTCGGGGAACTCGATGCTCGATTTGCGAAAGAGTTCTCTTCCCTCCCTTCTTGTTCCTTTGTGGCTACCCATGCCTCGTTGAGTTACCTCGCTCGAGACTATGGACTCCTCGAGGTTGGGATTCTTGAGAAAGCCCCAGGATATGAGCCCACACCAAGGGAGCTTGCGGAACTCGTAACCCTCATGAAGGAAAAGAATACTCGGGTTATCGTCGTTGAGCCCCAGTTCAGTACCAAGGCGGCTCAGGTCCTCGCGAAAGAGGCAGAAGCTGTCCTTGTCTTTTTCGACCCCCTGGGAAGCTTCCCCGACACCCCCTACCACGTTCTCATGGAGGAAAACCTCAGAAAGTTCGTTGAAGCTCTGAGAAATACCAGAAATGGCGAATCCGGTCATTGAAATCCGAAATCTTTCCTTCGCCTACGAAGGGACTCCGGTACTCGAGGACGTCTCCTTGGTGGTCGAGCAAGGAGAATTCGTCGCCCTCATCGGACCAAACGGAGCGGGGAAAACAACCCTTCTCAAAATCATCCTTGGGCTTTTGCCGGTGCAGAAAGGCGAGGTTCTCGTCTTTGGGAGACCTCCCAAGGACCTGGGAAAATTTCGCCATCGCATCGGATACGTTCCCCAGCTTCCTCACTTCGACCCTTACTTCCCCATTACCCTGCGAGAGTTCGTACTCACGGGAAGATACGGGCTCATTGGGGTGGGGAAAAGGCCTAAGAGAGCTGACTGGGAAGCGGTCGAAAAAGCCCTCGAGGTAGTTCATCTTGAGGATTTGGGAGAGAAACTTTTAGGAGAGCTTTCAGGAGGGCAAAGGCAACGGGCCCTCATCGCCCGAGCCCTGAGCACAAATCCGGAAGTCCTCCTCTGCGACGAACCCACCACTGCCGTAGACCCCAAAGGCAGCGAGAGCTTCTACGAGCTCCTTTTGCGGTTGAAAGAGGAGGGGAAAACCATCCTCATCGTCTCTCACGATGTGGGGGTTGTGGCACAGTATGCCGACAGCATCGCCTGTCTGAATCGGACCATTTTCTGCCATCGAAGGCCTGAGGAGGTTATCTCTGAGGAAATGCTTGAAGCCCTCTACGGCAAAGAAGCGGCTTTCTTCCACCACGGGGAAATTCCCCACATCGTGGTCCGGAGAGAGCGTGGGGAGCAATGAGCATCCTGAGCCTCGGCTTCATGCAGCGGGCTTTCCTTGCAGGATGCCTTGTGGGGACACTCTGCGCTCTCGTGGGGGTTTTCGTGGTCCTCAAGCGCTTATCCTTCATGGGGGCAGGGATATCCCATGCCGCTTTTGGGGGTGTGGCCCTCGGGTACGTCCTCGGAATAAACCCTACCCTTTCGGCTTTTTTCTTCTGTATCCTCGCAAGCCTTGGCATAGCTGTCCTCTCGAGACACCGACGCCTCAAAGAGGACACCCTCATCGGCATCGTTTTTGCAAGCACCATGGCCTTGGGGGCATTCCTCATTGGAGTGGGGAGGATACGAAATGTGGACCTCTTCGGGTACCTTTTCGGCAACATCCTTGCCATCACAAGAGAAGACCTCCTCTTTGCCCTTGTTACAACTTCAGTGGTCCTTGTCCTCCTTTTCGCCTTCTACAAAGAATTCCTCATCGCTACCTTAGACCCTGAAGGAGGAAAGGCAAGTGGTGTTCCTACCGAAGCCTTCTCGTACCTTCTTGTGGTGCTTGTGGCGGCAGTGGTTGTGGTAACCATGCGGCTTGTGGGGATTGTGCTTGCCTCGGCTCTCCTTGTGCTTCCTGCGGCAACCGCCCTCCAGAGAGCGCGAACCGTGCCTCAGGTCATGCTCTTTGCCCTTTTTGACGGCATCGCCATATCGCTTGGGGGACTCTTCCTTGCGTACCTTCTCGATGCTCCCGCGGGGGCGACGATTGTTCTCATCGGAACAGGGGTGTTCTTGGGGGTTTCTATTTCTTCTTCATTTCCCAGGCGAGGATAATGGCCTCGGCAACTTCCTTCATGCTCTTTTGCTTATTCATGCTGTAGCGCTGGATTCGGCGATACGCCTCTTCTTCAGTCAGCCCGTACTCCTGCATGAGGATACCCTTGGCCCGCTCAATCTTTTTGCGGCTCTCAAGTTCCTCCTTCACCAGCTCACTCTCCATGAGGAGGCGATGGTTCTCGATGACAATTGCCGCCTGATTGGCTATGGCGGTGAGGAGTTTGATTTCCTCTTCGGTGAAATCCCGGGGCTCAGAGGTGTAGAGATTGAGAACACCGATGACCCTCCCTCGAACGACGAGGGGTAAGCTCACAAGAGAAGCAAGTCCTTCTTTTTCGGCGATGTCCTTGTTCACGTAGCGAGGGTCTTTTTTCACGTCGTACACGATGATAGGGCGCCGCTCGAGTGCCGCAAGCCCTGCAATGCCCTCTCCAAGACGAAGCGGAGGCTTCCGGTTGTACGCTTCGCTCACCGATTGGGTGGCCTTCACCTCGAGGAGTTTTTTCTTCTCGTCAAGGAGCATGAGTGAACAGATGTTTGAGCCCATAACCTGAGCGGTAATGGTGACGATGAGGCGCAGGATATCCTCAAAGTAGAGATCCGAGGTGATGAGCTCACTGATACGGGCTAAGGCCTCAATTTTCTCCCGCATGGGCTTCCACCTGGTATAATGGGAGTAAGCTTTGGTTTCCATTGTACCATCTCTGTCAACAAGCGGGGTGAAAGAAATGCCGAAGCTCTTTGGAACTTTTGGCATACGGCGCGTCGCAAACGAAGCCCTGACTCCCGAGATGGCCACAAGACTCGCCCTGAGCTTTGGAACCTTCATTGAAGGGGAAAGCGTAGTTGTGGGACGTGATGCCCGAAAGCACAGCGAAATGCTCTACAACGCCGTCGTTGCCGGGTTTCTCTCCGCAGGGTGCCAGGTGGTGGAACTCGGGGTTACGGCAACGCCGGCCCTCCAGTGGGCTTGCCGGGAATGGCAGATGTGGGGGGCGATGGTCACAGCAAGCCACAACCCTCCTGAGTGGAACGGCATCAAGTTCATGGAGAAAAGCGGCAAGGGCCTCGATCGGGAAAAGGAAGTGGAAGTTGAGCGCATCTTCTTTGCCGAGACCTTTCGTCGAGCCTCCTGGTCTGAAATCCGTCAGGAAACCCTGAAGCGGGATATCCGCTGGGACTACATTGCTGCCATCATATCCCGCGTCGACAGCACAGCTATCCGAAAGAAAAACTTCCGCGTTGTTCTTGACTGTGCTAATGGTGCTCCCTCCCTCATCACGCCCTACCTTCTCTCGGAGTTGGGATGCCGTGTCGTGAGCCTCAATGCGCATCCTGATGGGAACTTCCCGGGAAGGAATCCCGAACCCACTCCCGAAAACCTTAAGGATATCACCACTCTCATTCGTCATGGTGACTTCGATCTCGGCTTTGCCCAGGATGGTGATGGAGACCGGCTCATCGTGATTACCGAAAAGGGGGAATTCGTACCCGGGGACTTGAGTGTGAGCCTCGTTGCTCGGGAACTCGCAGCGCGACCCATCCCTGGTCCCATCGTGACAACGGTTGCCACCACCCACATTCTCCAGGAGATTGCTCGGGCCACCAACCGTGAGGTCATCACCACCGCCGTAGGGGACCTCGTGGTGGCAAAGGCTCTCCAGGAACACGGAGGAATCTTTGGCTGCGAGGAGAACGGCGGAATGATTTTCCCGGATTTCGTCTGGGGGCGAGATGGTGCAATGGCTGCGGCGTTCATCCTCCATATCCTTGCCACCCGGGAGAAACCCCTGAGTGAGCTTTTAAAAGAGCTTCCACCATACTACCAGGTCAAGAAGAAAGTTGCCATTGATCCTGAGAAAAGGGATGTCGTGCTCCAGGCGGTAGACAAAGCCACGGCCCAAGAAAAGAACCGCATAACCATTGATGGCTTTAAAGTCATCTTTGAAGATGGGAGCTGGGTTCTTGTCCGACCTTCAGGAACCGAACCCCTCATTCGGGTCTTTGCAGAAGCAAAAGAAAAGGAAAGGGCAGAAGCTCTGGTTTCCAAGTACCTCGGCCTCATCGAAAAAGCCCAAAAGTGAGGTAATGCCTCACTTTTGGGCTACGTACATGAGGTAGTAGGCATTTGATTTTCGTTCTGAACCGATGGTTGTTTCCGGGCCATGGCCGGGGAGAACCAGGACTTGATCGTCAAAACGGGCAAAGAGGCGTTCTAAACTTGCGATGAGTTCTCGGAATGACCCCCCAGGGAGATCCGTCCGGCCCACAGACCCGAAAAAGAGCGTATCCCCGCTGAAGAGCCACATGGTCTCGGGGAAAAAGAGGCAGATGCTCCCCGGGGTGTGTCCGGGAGTCGCGATAACCTCAACCCGGGTATCCCCAAAGAGAAAATGCGCCGTCTCGCCCTGGAAGAGGAGATCCGGAAGGGGTGAAACGAAAGGACGGGAAACTTCCTCTGAGAGATTCAGGTCCGGACGCGAGAGGTACACCAGATCCCCATCGTGAATGGCCAGAACCGCCGAAGGAAAGGCCTCTTTGAAGAAAGCGTTCCCTCCGATGTGGTCAATATGGCCATGGGTATTCACGATAAAGGTAACCGAAAGACCCTGCGCTTCTATCCACTCTTTGAGCTCCAAAGAAGGTGAGGCAGGGTCAAGGAGAATGGCTTCCTTACCGTTGTGGATGACGTAGCAGTTGGTGGCGAAATCCCCAAGGACGAAACGCTCAAAGGCAAGCTTCATTTTCTCCTCCTTTCCTTGCTCTCAAGAAGGATTGTGACCGGGCCGTCGTTCACAAGCTCTACTTCCATAAAGGCACCGAAAATTCCGCTTGCCACTGGAACTCCTTCTTCTTGCAAGCGGCGCAAGAACTCCTCATAGTAGTGCCTCGCCATATCCGGAGGCGCTGCTTCGTCAAAGCTCGGACGCAATCCCCGGCGACAGTCCCCATAGAGGGTGAACTGAGATACACAGAGCACGGCCCCCTGAACATCGAGGAGACTCCGGTTCATCTTCCCCTCCTCGTCCTCAAAAACCCGAAGGCGCGGAATTTTCCGCACCATGAACTCGAGGTCCTTTTCCGTGTCGTCCTTCCCAACCCCAAGGAAGACCAAAAGTCCCTGGTCAATGGCTCCAACGATTTTCCCATCCACTCGAACAGCAGCTTTTTGAACCCGTTGCACCACGGCCCTCATCGCCCGGAAAAAACTCCTCCCCTCTTCACATTCTGGACATTCGAGACTTTGCGAATCTCTTTGAGTACTCCCTCGAGCTCCTCCCGATTCCTTACGTCCACCACTAAGTGAATGTGGGCAATGTCGCCAACCGTGTGCGCCCGAACAGCCCTGATCTCCACCTGGCAGTTCGCAATAGCCCCAGAAACATCTGCAAGGAGCTTGGGCCGGTCAAGGGCTTCAACCACAATACCGGTGTGGAAATGACCCTCAAGGTCCTCCACCCACTCTGCATCGAGGAAACGGCTCGAGTCCTGGGAAACGAGGTTGGCGCAGTCCTTGCGGTGCACCGTTATTCCTTTCCCCTGGGTGACAAAGGCCACAATCTCATCCCCTGGAATTGGGGCACAGCAGCGAGCCAGGCGAACAACGAGATTGGAAACTCCCTGGACGATAACGCTCTCCTCTTCCCGGAAGGGGTGAACCGCCCCAGATTTTCTCTTCTCCTGGAAGCGCCGACGAATGGAGTAGGGTATAATCCGGTTCACCACGTGCCGAGCGCTGTAGCGTCCTTCCCCTATGGCCACGTAGAGGTCTTCGATGTCCTTCAAGCGTTCCTTCTCAAGAAAGGCATTGAGATTCTCTGTGACAGCGACGTTCTCTTCTGGGGTCAAAGAGTACTTCTCCATTTCCCGGACGAAGAGCTCCCGACCCCGTTCCCGGTTCATTTCCTGGTTTTTCTTCCGAAGGAAAGCCCGAATTTTGCTCCGAGCTGCAGGGGTCTTGGCAATCTTCAGCCAGTCCACACTCGGGCCAGAAGAGGAGCGGGAAGTAATGATTTCCACGATATCTCCGCTTTTGAGCTCGTAGTCCAGAGGAACCATTTTCTTGTTGACCCGGGCTCCCACACAGGTATTGCCAACTTCGGTATGGATGAGGTAGGCAAAATCGATTGGAGTAGACCCTTTGGGGAGCTTCTTCAGGTCCCCCTTGGGAGTAAAGACGTAGACTTCGTCGTCAAAGAGGCTAATCTTCAGGCTCTCCATGAACTCCCGGGTACTCTTCAAATCCTGCTGCCACTCGAGAATCTGCCGAAGCCAAGCCATTCGTTCGTCAAATCCGTCATCCTTGCCCTGGGTTTTCCCTTCCTTGTACTTCCAGTGGGCAGCGATGCCGTATTCTGCAACCTGGTGCATATCCCAGGTCCGAATCTGAATCTCCATCGGGAGCCCCTTAGGCCCGATGACGGTGGTGTGGAGCGACTGGTACATGTTCGATTTGGGAACGGCAATGTAGTCCTTGAAGCGGCCTTCAATGGGGCTCCAGAGAGAATGGACAATGCCCAAAACCGCGTAGCACTCATCGACCGTGCGCACGATGACCCGCAGGGCGATGAGGTCTGGCAGGTCCTCAAGGGTGAGGTTCTGACGGCGGAGTTTGTTGTAGATGCTGTAGATGTGCTTGAAGCGACTCTGAATTTCTCCCTCGATTCCTGCCCGCTTGAGACGAGCCGCAAGCTGCTCTTTGGCTTCCTCAATCTGCGCTTCTCGCTCGGCCCTCAGCCGCTCTATCCCCTGCTGAATGGCACAGTAAGCTTCGGGGTCAAGGAAAAAGAGGGAGAGGTTCTCAAGTTCCACCTGGAGAGCGTACATCCCTAAGCGGTGCGCTATGGGAGCGAAAATCTCAAGAGTCTCCCGGGCAATTTCCTCTTTTTTTTGCCGGTTCTGGTACTTGAGCGTTCGCATGTTGTGGAGCCGATCGGCGAGCTTGATGATGATGACCCGGACATCCTCGGCCATGGCGAGGAAAAGTCGTCGGTAATTCTCGACTTGCGTTTCCTCCTTAGAAGAGTACGAGAAACCAACGTTGAGTTTCGTGACTCCTTGGACAAGGCGGGTGACTTCCTCCCCAAATTCCCTCTGGAGGTCCTCTGGGGTGAGACTCTCGTTGTCCTCAAGGACGTCGTGCAAAAGCGCAGCGGCAATAGTTGCTTCATCCATCCGGAGATCCGCCACGATATGGGCAACCGAAAGAGGATGCACAAAGAAAGGCTCCCCCGAAAGCCTCGTTTGCCCCGCGTGGGCCTGGAGAGCAAAAGTGTACGCCCGGGTAACGAGATCTCGGTCGAAGTCAGGGTGGTAGGAGGAGATTTTGGCAAGGAGTGTCTCGAGACTCTCCCTTTCCTCTATCCCACCTGGCTCATCCATCTCACCCCTACAGCTTCACCAGGGAAACAACGGGATACTTTGCAAGCCGTTCCCTTCCCCGAAGGGCTTCAAGCTCTATAACAAAACCGATTCCCACAATATTTCCTCCCAGTTCCTCCACCATCTCACACACCGCTTTCGTCGTTCCCCCTGTGGCGAGCAAATCATCCACCACAACTACCCGCTGCCCAGCCTCGATGGCATCTCTGTGAATTTCAAGAGTCGCCGAACCGTACTCAAGCTGGTACGTCTTAGCTAACGTCTCTGCAGGGAGCTTCCCTTTCTTTCGCACCGGAACAAAGCCGCACTCAAGAAGGTACGCAACCGGTGCCCCAATGATGAAACCCCGAGCCTCAATCCCCACCACAAGTTCAGGATGAGCTGGGCGCAGGGCTTCTGCAAGACGATGGATTGCTTCCCGAAACGCCTCCTTCCTCTTGAGGAGCGTCGTGATGTCCTTGAACTGAATTCCTGGAGTGGGAAAATCGGGAATATTGCGGATGTACTGGGCAAGATCCACAGCCAATTCAGCCTCCTCACTTTTTAATTCGCCAGTCATGTACCTTAAGGTAAAAGGCGTCCTCTCCTCCGTTGTGCACCTCAAAGGCAAAATCTGCAAGAGAACTCCCACAGAGTTCTTCCATTCGACCACTCCCCTCGAAAACCACCGCTTCCTGGTACTCTTTTCCCTGGCGAAGGAGCAAACGAAGGTGGTTCCCCTTCCGCCCCCACGCCCACCGCCGCTCGAGCACCACGTTCAGCGTAGCCAAGAGGGGATTGGGATTCTTCTCTCCAAAGGGCTTGAGCTTCTCCCAGAAGGAAAGGAACCGCCCATCAATGTCTCGAAGCCCCACCACCGCATCCACAACAAGCCCCTGGGAAAGGGAAATTTCGCATATCCTCCGCGCAAAGAGCTCGTTGAGGCGCTTTCGGAAAAGCGGTATGTGTTCTGTCCGAATTTTCACCCCTGCTGCCATCTCGTGCCCACCATATCGGACAAGAAGGGAAGAACACTCCTTAAGTGCTTCAAGGAGATTGAAGCCCTCTACGCTCCTTCCCGAGCCTACGGCGACCTCCCCTACTTCCCCCAGGACGATAACCGGTCGCAGGAGCCTCTCGCTCAAGCGAGAGGCTACAATTCCCAAAACCCCAATGTTCCAGCCTTTCCCAGAGAGAACCACAATTGCATCCTCAAGGAAAACCTGTTTCTCAGGGTCTGTAAGAATGTCCCTGAACACCCGTTCCTCTTCTTCCTGCCGCTTGCTGTTCAAAGCGTTCAAGCGCCTCGCATGGACCAGGGCTTCCTCAGGATGGTCACAGAGGAGAAGATCAAGAGCAACCTTTGGGTGATCCACTCTCCCTGCAGCGTTGATTCGGGGAGCAAGAATGAAACCCACACTATCAGCGCTCACCGGGCGTCCCCCAATACCGGAGGCCTCACAGAGTGCCCGCACCGGAAGAGAAGGGTTCCT
This region includes:
- a CDS encoding alpha/beta hydrolase; translated protein: MRHLRGKERNRRKKTARPNPRSQTLPSISPLFSLFSLILPYPRKIRHHQPPFVVSLPGKERGTVEKNATIFRERKGYTIFRIFLKPDLPALFLLPQTPPPHPALFFLHHYRGSKENLVFFASEAAQRGFAVLAIDMEYHGERSVNGRDILSTDLEDDHRAFLRTFEYSLLALRFLETHEEIRRKEIFFLGVSLGALVGTVVSALYGKFRGIALVVGGGNIEILFAESMLDSIVNIRYDLQKKGVPIRDVARAFRDLDPLHAAGKITATPVFLFNATQDTIVPAECTLELYRALSAPKEIQWFHAEHNLFYLPRYRIPQRVLERFVVLRE
- a CDS encoding 3'-phosphoesterase; this encodes MALILVVQEHWASHHHFDLRLERNGMLKSWAVPRGIPQKPGERRLAIAVEDHALEYADFEGEIVEGYGKGKVAIWDRGFYIPEKWEEGEILFEAKGVKMQGRYALIHTQGDQWLLVKRKEKA
- a CDS encoding glutaredoxin family protein — translated: MKSIMLYALSTCPFCKMAKRFFESQGIAYQSVDVDLLPEPEKEKTVAEVQRISGRRAFPVIVIGEEVIVGYDELRIKEALKK
- a CDS encoding zinc ABC transporter substrate-binding protein; protein product: MRWLSGILIPLLLGQALALTVGASIPPLCSLVAQVGGDRVKVVQLVPNGANPHTYEPTPSDVARVAQAEAFFLIGLGFDSYLEKIIKAARGEKAPVFYVSSGLELLAEGGEHKEANPHVWLSLRNAQKILENIAQSLALLDPEGERLYKENAQKYAQVLGELDARFAKEFSSLPSCSFVATHASLSYLARDYGLLEVGILEKAPGYEPTPRELAELVTLMKEKNTRVIVVEPQFSTKAAQVLAKEAEAVLVFFDPLGSFPDTPYHVLMEENLRKFVEALRNTRNGESGH
- a CDS encoding metal ABC transporter ATP-binding protein, with amino-acid sequence MANPVIEIRNLSFAYEGTPVLEDVSLVVEQGEFVALIGPNGAGKTTLLKIILGLLPVQKGEVLVFGRPPKDLGKFRHRIGYVPQLPHFDPYFPITLREFVLTGRYGLIGVGKRPKRADWEAVEKALEVVHLEDLGEKLLGELSGGQRQRALIARALSTNPEVLLCDEPTTAVDPKGSESFYELLLRLKEEGKTILIVSHDVGVVAQYADSIACLNRTIFCHRRPEEVISEEMLEALYGKEAAFFHHGEIPHIVVRRERGEQ
- a CDS encoding metal ABC transporter permease — its product is MSILSLGFMQRAFLAGCLVGTLCALVGVFVVLKRLSFMGAGISHAAFGGVALGYVLGINPTLSAFFFCILASLGIAVLSRHRRLKEDTLIGIVFASTMALGAFLIGVGRIRNVDLFGYLFGNILAITREDLLFALVTTSVVLVLLFAFYKEFLIATLDPEGGKASGVPTEAFSYLLVVLVAAVVVVTMRLVGIVLASALLVLPAATALQRARTVPQVMLFALFDGIAISLGGLFLAYLLDAPAGATIVLIGTGVFLGVSISSSFPRRG
- a CDS encoding GAF and ANTAR domain-containing protein yields the protein MREKIEALARISELITSDLYFEDILRLIVTITAQVMGSNICSLMLLDEKKKLLEVKATQSVSEAYNRKPPLRLGEGIAGLAALERRPIIVYDVKKDPRYVNKDIAEKEGLASLVSLPLVVRGRVIGVLNLYTSEPRDFTEEEIKLLTAIANQAAIVIENHRLLMESELVKEELESRKKIERAKGILMQEYGLTEEEAYRRIQRYSMNKQKSMKEVAEAIILAWEMKKK
- the glmM gene encoding phosphoglucosamine mutase; protein product: MPKLFGTFGIRRVANEALTPEMATRLALSFGTFIEGESVVVGRDARKHSEMLYNAVVAGFLSAGCQVVELGVTATPALQWACREWQMWGAMVTASHNPPEWNGIKFMEKSGKGLDREKEVEVERIFFAETFRRASWSEIRQETLKRDIRWDYIAAIISRVDSTAIRKKNFRVVLDCANGAPSLITPYLLSELGCRVVSLNAHPDGNFPGRNPEPTPENLKDITTLIRHGDFDLGFAQDGDGDRLIVITEKGEFVPGDLSVSLVARELAARPIPGPIVTTVATTHILQEIARATNREVITTAVGDLVVAKALQEHGGIFGCEENGGMIFPDFVWGRDGAMAAAFILHILATREKPLSELLKELPPYYQVKKKVAIDPEKRDVVLQAVDKATAQEKNRITIDGFKVIFEDGSWVLVRPSGTEPLIRVFAEAKEKERAEALVSKYLGLIEKAQK
- a CDS encoding MBL fold metallo-hydrolase, translating into MKLAFERFVLGDFATNCYVIHNGKEAILLDPASPSLELKEWIEAQGLSVTFIVNTHGHIDHIGGNAFFKEAFPSAVLAIHDGDLVYLSRPDLNLSEEVSRPFVSPLPDLLFQGETAHFLFGDTRVEVIATPGHTPGSICLFFPETMWLFSGDTLFFGSVGRTDLPGGSFRELIASLERLFARFDDQVLVLPGHGPETTIGSERKSNAYYLMYVAQK
- a CDS encoding D-tyrosyl-tRNA(Tyr) deacylase produces the protein MRAVVQRVQKAAVRVDGKIVGAIDQGLLVFLGVGKDDTEKDLEFMVRKIPRLRVFEDEEGKMNRSLLDVQGAVLCVSQFTLYGDCRRGLRPSFDEAAPPDMARHYYEEFLRRLQEEGVPVASGIFGAFMEVELVNDGPVTILLESKERRRK